The sequence TTACGGGACTTTGTGCGGGTTTCGAGAAAGGCGCTTGGCGTTCGGATCAACTGGCCAGCCATTTGATTGAGTGGCTACCAGATTTCTCGCTAACTGAGAAAGAGAAGGAGTCCCTTGGAATCGGCAACATCGCGAGATTACTAAACCGAGCCGCTCAAGTTATCTACGACACAAAGACCGCGTCGTCTACGAGCAGAAACAAACGAGGTGAGATTGGCGAAATCCTTCTCCATGCGTGTTTGCGGAACCTTTTTGGCACCTTGCCTGCAATTTCAAAGTTCTATTACAAAGACGCCATGAATGTCACTGTAAAGGGATTCGACGCCGTACACGTTGTCGCTACCGATGATTCACTTGAACTTTGGCTTGGCGAAGTCAAATTTTATAGCAACGTGAAGCAGGCAATCCGAGACGCAATCAAAGAGATTGAAGAGCATACGCAAAGAGACTACTTGAGATCGGAATTCGCGCTCATAACCAACAAGATTGATGACCGATGGTGTCACGCCGATCGGTTAAAAAAACTCATGGACAAAAACACGTCGCTTGATGACGTGTTCGATT comes from Novipirellula caenicola and encodes:
- a CDS encoding DUF1837 domain-containing protein; the protein is MSNSHEIPTPFLDARVHDVSSDPGFTGLCAGFEKGAWRSDQLASHLIEWLPDFSLTEKEKESLGIGNIARLLNRAAQVIYDTKTASSTSRNKRGEIGEILLHACLRNLFGTLPAISKFYYKDAMNVTVKGFDAVHVVATDDSLELWLGEVKFYSNVKQAIRDAIKEIEEHTQRDYLRSEFALITNKIDDRWCHADRLKKLMDKNTSLDDVFDCLTIPVFVTYESKAIGRHKKISDAYAKEFEAEISVAYDYFVSKGLPTDIRFHLFMLPMAKKKLLVESFDRRLEACQLIGN